Proteins encoded within one genomic window of Triticum aestivum cultivar Chinese Spring chromosome 2D, IWGSC CS RefSeq v2.1, whole genome shotgun sequence:
- the LOC123049647 gene encoding UDP-glycosyltransferase 73C6 — METARKPHFVLVPWIGSISHIVPMTDIGCLLASHGASVAIITTPANASLVQSRVDRVTLDGAVLAVTTIPFPAAEAGLPEGCERLDLITSPAMVPGFFEANKKFGEAVEQYCLRDAPRRPSCIVSGMCHTWTLPMTRNLGVPCYIFHGFGAFALLCIEHLYRQGRHEAIASADELVDISVLQPFECKILGRQLPPHFLPSTSMGSGVMQEVREFDMAVDGVVVNSFDELEHGSAALLAAAAGRKVLAVGPVSLCCAPSLDPQSDDARRCMSWLDGKKAKSVVYVSFGSAGCMPPAQLMQLGMALVSCRWPVMWVIRGADSLPDDVKVWLRENTAGDGDPDSKCLVVRGWAPQVAILAHPAVGGFMTHCGWGSTLESVAAGVPMVTWPLFAEQFVNEKLIVDVLGIGVSVGVTKPTANVLTAGKHGSGEAKAEVGAEQVNSALEKLMDGGVAGEDMWRKALACKAKANASLKEGGSSYNNLEELIQSVSENSTEQS, encoded by the coding sequence GCCCGCCAACGCGTCGCTTGTCCAGAGCCGCGTCGACCGTGTCACCCTGGACGGCGCGGTGCTCGCGGTCACCACGATCCCCTTCCCGGCCGCCGAAGCCGGCCTGCCGGAGGGGTGCGAGAGGTTGGACCTGATCACGTCCCCCGCCATGGTGCCTGGCTTCTTCGAGGCCAACAAGAAGTTCGGCGAGGCGGTGGAGCAGTACTGCCTTCGGGACGCGCCACGCCGGCCGAGCTGCATCGTCTCCGGGATGTGCCACACGTGGACGCTGCCCATGACACGAAACCTCGGCGTGCCCTGCTACATCTTCCACGGCTTTGGTGCGTTCGCCTTGCTGTGCATCGAGCACCTCTACAGGCAAGGACGGCACGAGGCGATTGCGTCCGCGGACGAGCTCGTCGACATCTCGGTCCTGCAGCCGTTTGAGTGCAAGATCCTCGGCAGGCAGCTGCCGCCGCATTTCTTGCCATCCACGTCCATGGGGAGCGGGGTGATGCAGGAGGTCCGGGAGTTCGACATGGCCGTGGACGGCGTCGTGGTGAACAGCTTCGACGAGCTGGAGCACGGCTCCGCGGCGCTTCTCGCGGCAGCCGCAGGCAGGAAAGTTCTCGCCGTGGGGCCGGTCTCTCTGTGCTGCGCACCTAGTCTCGACCCGCAGAGCGATGACGCGCGGCGGTGCATGTCGTGGCTGGACGGCAAGAAGGCCAAGTCCGTGGTGTACGTGAGCTTCGGCAGCGCCGGGTGCATGCCGCCCGCGCAGCTCATGCAGCTCGGCATGGCCCTGGTCTCGTGCCGCTGGCCTGTCATGTGGGTTATCAGAGGCGCTGACTCGTTGCCCGACGACGTGAAGGTGTGGCTACGTGAGAACACCGCCGGCGACGGCGACCCGGACAGCAAGTGCCTGGTAGTGCGCGGGTGGGCGCCGCAGGTGGCCATCCTGGCGCACCCGGCGGTGGGCGGATTCATGACGCACTGTGGGTGGGGCTCGACTCTGGAGAGCGTCGCCGCCGGCGTGCCCATGGTCACCTGGCCTCTGTTCGCCGAGCAATTCGTCAACGAGAAGCTGATCGTGGACGTGCTTGGCATCGGGGTGTCCGTCGGCGTGACAAAGCCAACGGCGAACGTCCTGACCGCTGGCAAGCATGGCAGCGGAGAGGCGAAGGCGGAGGTGGGGGCGGAGCAAGTCAACAGCGCTCTGGAGAAGCTGATGGATGGAGGGGTTGCAGGGGAGGACATGTGGAGGAAGGCTCTGGCATGTAAAGCGAAAGCAAACGCTTCTCTGAAGGAAGGTGGGTCGTCGTACAACAATTTAGAGGAATTGATTCAGTCTGTGTCTGAAAATTCGACTGAGCAGTCTTAG